The DNA region taaaataacccAATTCTGACGAATTTACTGTTTCATATACATAATCAGTTAGGCAAGGTAagcaaaaataacaatgaaagAAAGTCCGACCAAATACTATTCCattcaatgtttgtttataaacTACAAGGTCACATCATGAATCTGAAGAATCGTTTACAGAATTGTACTGAGAAACAAACCGACAAGTGTAACACAGGCGGACGATCGTAGAAGTGTTACATATAATGTAGAACAAACTGCACGCCAATGCGTAAATTTCGAGGAATTAGACGTAATTTTGACGATCCAGAATAAAACATTTGAATACACAATAGGTACAACCCTATTCGTCGCTACCAAGCCACCATTTCCTCCGAAGCCGTACCCGAAAACACTCGCATCCCCCAAGCAACTGTTCCAATAGAACGAACGCAAGGAAATCGGGTGTGTGGAGCTGTCTGCTTACGGATGTATATATAGTACCTAGCACTGAAACAGGAAACCAGTTCAAATGGTCGTAGTGAGTGGTGAACACCACTAGTGCAGTACGAACAATGGATCGCTATCTACTGTCATGCTTGTTGCTCGTGTGTATGGTGCTGGGTGAGTGCAGTGATACAAGATTCCGTCGGTCGTCGAGATGATttagttgtgtttttctcacTTTTACCTTCACAGCCTACCCTTCGGAGATAGCGGCTCAAAGTAAGTGATTTTCTATCAGTTTTATACGCTTGCCCTCCCCAAAATCGGACAAAACTCTGTGTGCTCACTGAACGTGTGCTATTTTCCTTTTCGCAGGGTCACGCGTCTGTTTCGCTCAGTCTGGCGACTACACCACTGCCACATCGATAGGCTTCTGCTCGCATGCAGTCTACATTGCACTGAACCCGACCTCTAAAGCCTTTGTGGGGATACTAAACCCTGCCAACGATGCAGATGATCTGCTAGGTCAGTGTTAAAGTTTCTGTATTTCTGGGTCGAATTTGGTAATGCTAGATGCCATATGGGTTTTAATGGTCGTGCATTTCATTTCAGGCGGTATCAGAAAGTTCGCTAATCTCAAAAAGACATACCCCTACGTGGACTTGTACATGGGCGTGTTGGGAAGTATTTCTGCGGGAAACATTCTGTGGCTGAATCAGCAAGCATCGCGTAAAACGTTTATCGATCTGCTTATTACAAAGATGGCATCGTATCCTGAAATGAGCGGCGTCTACTTGGATTTCGATGGGCTCACCAATTTGTACCAGGCGAGTACTGACACGTAGATGTCACTATCGGTGCAGCTCCTGGCTACAATGGCTTCCATTCTTTTCATTCATAGAATTGGTATGCTCTGTTCGTTGCTGAGTTAAATACGGCTCTTACCGCTAAGAACCTGAAGCTTATTACCGCCTTACCGTGGGATGCAAGTGCGAGTGGCGATATTTACTACAGCTCAACCCTCTCCACTCTGCCGTTCAACGTGATCAAAACGCACGAGGAAATGTACTCAGCGGTCGCTACCACTACCACGCGCCCGATCAGCCCGCTGTTTTCACTGGCCGCACCGTTTAAcgacgaaacgaaaacaatcgtAAGTAGTGGTTTGTGCAGCATTGAGATGAATGATACGTGTTTGTGAAGTGAGACCGTTAAACGTGTGCCATTTCTGTGGTTTTCAGTATAACAATGTGTTTCGGTGGGTGTTGAAGGGATTTTTGACAACCCAGCTCGTTGTTAGCTTGCCTATGTACAGTTTGAAATTTACTACATCAGGTGGATCACAATTTGGTTCTGCTATGACCGCTGTTACAAAGGATACATATTGTAACGTAAGTATACATATACGTTAATACAATATACTTCGTTAGCCAGTGAAGTTGGGTTTTTCCAATGCTTCTTTCATCTCATTTTTCGTGTGTGAAACTCTAGGCTTTGTTATTTGGATCGAAAAATACTCTTGGAGCGCCCCAAGCCGGGGAAGGCTTTGCCTACAGCACATCCACGTTTTACACTTACAACACTCCCGCATCTCTTGTCGATAAGCTACAGTTTGTTATAGCAACCAACATGGGCGGTGTAGGCGTATATTCGCTAGATCAAGCTGGTAGCCAAAATGCTGAAATGCTTCGTCAGGTGACAAGCGTTCTAGCACCAACACCACCCGCCTCAGTATCATACCCTCCAGTAGGAGATGCGATGTGTGGTGTTCCGGTTACGTTTCCAGCACCGCTAACAACGACAACAGTTGCAACGACTACTGCTGCAGTCACCACTACTGCTGCAGCCACCACTACTGCTGCAGCCACCACTACTGCTGCAGCCACCACTACTGCTGCAGCCACCACTACTGCTGCAGCCACCACTACTGCTGCAGCCACCACTACTGCTGCAGCCACCActactgctgcagctgcaagtaccactgctgctgcaggaagtaccactgctgcaggaggaagtaccactgctgctggaggtAGTACCACTGCTACAGGAGGAAGCACAACTGCTGCTGGCGGTAGTACCACTGTTGCTGGCGGTAGTaccactgctgctggcggtagtaccactgctgctggcggtagtaccactgctgctggaggaagcacaactgctgctggcggtagtactactgctgctggaggtagtaccactgctgctggaggaagCACCACTGTTGCAGGAGGAAGCACAACTGTTGCAGGAGGAAGTACAACTGCTGCAGGAGGAAGCAcaactgctgctggaggaagTACTATTGCTGCTGGAGGAAGTACTACTGCTGCAGGAGGAAGCACAACTGCTGCAGGAGGAAGCACAACTGCTGCTGGCGGTAGTACCACTGCTGCAGGAGGTAGTaccactgctgctggaggaagTACTACTGCTGCAGGAGGAAGCAcaactgctgctggaggtAGTACCACTGCTGCAGGAGGAAGCACAACTGCTGCAGGAGGAAGCAtaactgctgctggaggaagcacaactgctgctggaggaagCACAACAGCTGCAGGAGGTAGTACTACTGCTGCAGGAGGAAGTACAACTGCTGCAGGAGGTAGTaccactgctgctggcggTAGTACCACTGCAGCTGGAGGAAGTACTACTGTTGCAGGAGGAAGCAcaactgctgctggaggtAGTACCACTGCTGCAGGAGGAAGCACAACTGCTGCAGGAGGAAGCACAACTGCTGCAGGAGGTAGTACCACTGCTGCAGGAGGTAGTACTACTACTGCAGGAGGAAGTACAACTGCTGCAGGAGGTAGTaccactgctgctggcggTAGTACCACTGCAGCTGGAGGAAGCACAACTGCTGCAGGAGGAAGCACAACTGCTGCAGGAGGAagtacaacagcagcaggaggtaGTACAACTGCTGCAGGAGGTAGTACCACTGCGGCAGGAGGAAGTACCACTGCTGCAGGAGGAAGTACTACTGCTGCAGGAGGAAGCAcaactgctgctggaggtAGTACCACTGCTGCAGGAGGAAGTaccactgctgctggaggtAGTACTACTGCTGCGGGAGGAAGTACCACTGCTGCAGGAGGAAGCACAACTGTTGCTGGAGGAAGTACTACTGGTGCAGGAGGTAGTaccactgctgctggcggTAGTACCACTGCAGCTGGAGGAAGCACAACTGCTGCAGGAGGAAGTAGCACTGCTGCAGGAGGAAGTACCACTGCTGCAGGAGGAAGTACAACTGCTGCAGGAGGTAGTACCACTGCTGCAGGAGGAAGTACCACTGCTGCAGGAGGAAGTACCACTGCTGCAGGAGGTAGTACAACAGCTGCTGGTGGTAGCaccactgctgctggaggaagCACTACTCCATCAAACTCAGCATCGTCAACTACGCCATCAACCGGTGCATCATCAACCACGCCTTCCACGGCAGGTACAACGATCGCTGCATCGCCTGCTACCTGCAATATTACGGTGAAGGAAGATTACGGAACTCTGGTCGCGGAATACTGTACGAACTTAAAGGCGATTGCATCGTACATGCAAGGAGCTACCTGTGGTGTAGTGGCTTAACTCAAACCGTTCTACCAGTGAGTTGAAGCAATGGTTTTAGAGAGTTAGGTCTGGCGGAAACGACCAGCTTTGATAGATCGTGGCTTCTTGTTGTGTGTAAACAACTTTTAGGTGGTGTTCATACCTAAGTGGAATGCCGCAGGTGGCAGAAGCCAGTGTTGGGATTTGTTGAGGGTATTATGTtctaagtaaaataaattcaattaatcTAATTTCCGCATTTTCCGTATCAGTTGAGACATGCTTGCCATACTTTGCAAAAAAAGCGGTAATGCTACTACTAAGGTATTACAATATGAAAGGTTACTTATCTATGCGCCACAGTCCCCTCTGGAACAGTATTGCGTAGCCGGACGGACGACTTAGCTTACCtagaaggagaagaaagcaTACAATCAATTAAGCAACCGCTGATAGCAAACATTTGGTTTCGGTTTGGTTTCGGTGTTTAGTAACGGGCAGGAAGCAGCAGAAGGCCATCTAGTGTATTATGCCCCACCGCCCCCAACCCGATCAGGCAGGCGAGTAGGGCGGGAGAACTTTTGTCGATTTGTGAAACGGGGCGGAATACAATAACAAAGGTGGATGGAGCAGGCgggggcaaacaaaaaaaaaaagcgcaaacCACCCGGGGAATGAGAAATGGTGCCAAATCGTACAGGAAGGATGCGGATGCGGCAGCGTAAGCACTGCtaaacggtggtggtggtacactGTTAGGCTTCTTACCTGCAACGCCTTCCTGCACTTTAGCCGAGAAGATTTTTCACAGTAAGCAAATGACATAAAAGGATGATTGATCTGCAAAATACAGTGATGAAATGATACGTGAAAATGAACGATGGAACCTGCGAATGGGGCGAAGGATTGTGAAGGGCAGTAGAACCGAAGCCATCGGGAATAGTAGTAGGGTGGTAGAGCGTCCACGGTTAGCTGCTACGGCAGAGTGCCGCTAGCAAAGAATAGAATAATGGAATAATTGCAGTAAAATTGAAATGCTCCAGAATGTACCAGGCGCCCACCGGCGAAAACCGTAATACACGGCCACACGTAGAAGGGAAGAcgggagagagacagagatagaaaagagatagagagatagagagatagaggcagagagatatatatatatatatatatatatatatatatatatatatatatatatatatatatatatatatatatatatatatatatatatatatatatatatatatatatatatatatatatatatatatatatatatatatatatatatatatatatatatatagagagagagagagagagagagagagagagagagagaaagaataaatagaaaacaagAGGTGGTAACGCAAGGTGACGATGGTCAACCCGTTGCGCGTTGGTAATGTGCGTGCCGCGCGtcgaagaaaacgaaaaagaaagaaaatgaaatcgTGTGAAAATAGGTCAATAACATAAGCGACACAGTGCAGTCCCAGACCCAGACCCAACAATGGGGCAGAgaagacacacgcacacacacacaaacacagggaCCACGAAGACGCGCAAAAACGATGCGCGAAGATGAAGATGCCCCCTCTCCCGTTCCCATACCCCTATCAGGACGTCGCACAAAAAAGGGTCTGCGCTTTGCCGCTTTGCCACGTTTGCCCCGGGGCGTCGAAATTATCGGCCGGTCGAAAGCGACACAACCTGCCCTACTGGccctcacaaaaaaaaataaaaaatagaaacggAGGGGATGGGCTACAGAATGTCGTTTTTATTTCGCCGCTTTTTACGGCCCTCCCCGGAGAAAGCTGCTCCTAGCGGGGAGGGAACGGGGAGATTTCGCGACTTTCCCAATATGTGTGCAGGGAATGAGAAAAGGAGGTGGGGGAAGGGGGTAGGGAAGATAAGCCGAATGCAGAAAAGGAAGCTGTCGGAGCGCCAAAAATGGTCTGTATTTTGGGGTTTTGCGCGtgcatgtgtctgtgtgtgtggccacTGGTGGCTAATTGGCCATACACTTGACTAGGAGGGATAGGGTAAGGTAGGGGAAGgcggggcaaaatggcacTGTTAAGGTTTTTGCTCTGTATCCCATTGTGAGATCACTTGTCACTGATGTTTGACGGCAATCGATGCTTTAACAGCTTAtttatcaaatcaaattaGGAGTTGACATACTACCAACAAATATGAATATCTAATATGAAACTCAAAAATGAACATCAAAAATCGTAAAAATGTATTGTGCTGGTTAAAATGGTCTTGCTAAGGGTCCAAAAGGTCATATAccaaatgtcaaaacaaaccgAACCAAAAGGTGCAAAATGGATCATAAGATTGCACTTAAGGCATTGGATTAGGCTCTGTCATCTTGGTAGAATTCTAGGTAATGTATTCTAGGTAGAATTCTATCTAGGTAAGGGTAAAGATTACAAAACTTAATCTCAATTTCAGTGTTTCGTTAAAAGAAGTAATTAATTGCTggaatttttaataattcacCTGTTGCCAGTAATTTTTCTTGTCGATAGAGCATACAAATACCACAGTTTTGTTtatgtaaaacaaatatattgtAGCGACTTTAGCTTACACCACAGCCTCATCATTTTGATCCTGTCAATTTTGCCCTAAGCGAAAGATTTTACCgatttgaactttaaaaactatacattaaattacattttactCGTAAATCATAGTTAAATGTCACGTTACTCGATACTTTTTCATCTCTAGTTATTttctaaaatttcaaaaaagcttttttttgaaACGGTCATTGTTCTGACCAAatatttcttaaattattcttttttttaaacaaaattcgGTAATTAAACGTTCATGGTTTGATTGAAACAttgtatttgatgtttttcaatCATTCAGGATTATTCTATTCTTACAATCGAGATATCTCGACATCGAGATAAATATTGCTAAGGGAAAACGGTTTACATTGAAACTAAACTATCCCGCCCCTAATAACGGTTTGGAGGTTTCTATAGTAATATGTCAAGTAGTCCATGTAAGCACTTTTGGATTCTAAAGTCGATTTAAGCCAGCAATTCTCGACATCAAAATCCTAGCGGGAAATGAATCGAAAGCGATATTTTGGCAGATTTTAAGTAAACTCGTGCAGTTCTCTGGAAAATTGAGTACTGGTAATTTTAAGATCAATCTaatgaaattattgaaatgccaaaaacaaaaaaaaacttggtgaaccaaaattgaaaaaaaggatatttaaaaaaatgataagaATAGATTATTTAATTCAAATAGCCAGTAAGaaatttgttacatttttgctTAAGTTCAAATCCTatgagagttttttttaaatcatcttCCATAATTGGGTTCGGCGATTTGATGCCAACTGCGATTTCGGACCGAAATTCCGACTGATTTTCCCTAAAAGAGCAATCCAATTTCAAATAGAATCCAGAATCCAATTTCCAATAGAATCCAATAGAAGCAATCGAGTCCAATAGAATAAGCCTGATTAACTATCATTTTGAATGTGTTAAGTTGCCAATAATGAAAGTAACGATTTCGCCCCACCTAACCATTTTGCTCCGTGTTCCCCTACACGTGCGTAAGGATGGCGCTTGTCAAAAGGCGTTCGCTGCTCGCAGCCGTTTATCAACGTGGGTGGTTTTTGGGTCGTTgtacaaccacaaaaaaatgaGATGAAGAgttcaaataagagaaaaATAGAGATGAAGATGATGGGTTGGTACTGCCGCCAGATGCCACACTTGCCACATTACCTCCACGAGCTACATCTGTTACCAGTTCGGAACGATCTGCCAGTAGAACCATCCGAGACAAGAGATTTCTCCTTGTTAGTGGTCGGGTGCTAATTGTCTCGTTCCATGTGCATCTGCCGGTATTGCAACGGCCTCATCATGTAGCAGTTTAAACAGGGATTGCAGTTAAAACTACGCGTGCGCTTCTTACCCGGTATCCATCCATCGCCACTCCATCCTGTCCCCAATCAGTTGAATCAGAAGTACGAGAGCCCAAACGACTTCCCGACCGAATGCCCCAAAAGCAACCCAAAACGCTTTCTCTTCGCCCGGGACACCAATGATTTAGTAGctatcgcgcgcgcgcgagaagAACCCTTCCAATGGTCGGGATATGAACTGCTGTTAATTTACATACCATCACTCACTCTATTAGCGGTTCATAAACCTCTTGCCCATTTGACCGTTTCCGGTCccgtgcggctgctgctgctcggtgctGTTCGGATGGTTGGGActgtaaataaaacaacagcaTCCATCCCTTTTTTTGAGGTCACCGCATCGTTCGCGTATCGGGAATCAATCGAAATCCCGCCCCGATACAACTTCGACCCATGTCACTGGGCCACTTCCCCATTCCGCTAGGAGACGTCTCGAGAATGCCGTTCCCAAAACACCGCCCCAAAACAACCCAATCCCAGGAAACAGTCCCCAACACACACCCAAAGCAGCTTCATCGACAGGTTCGACAGGCGCGCTCCTTACCCCCTCGGGGCAACCTTGGGCATCAGCAACGCCAGACCAAACAGagcaacgaaacaaaaaaaatcgggCCATGCGCGCACGTACAATTCGGCACATTTGATAGCTTGGGGCACTAAAGCCCCGCCACCACCCAGAAATGAAGAGAGGGAGGGCACAAAAAATACACCGGGAGAAGCTAGATAACGCGGGCGAAAGCTATCATTCGGCCATGCCCCAATGATCGCTAGGGCAAGCACAGCGCGcacatgtgcgtgtgtgtgtgtgatgggtcGAGCGGcattttcttcatcttttcctttccaaccggcggcgacggcggccgctgccgcttctgctgctgctgctgctgtgtccgCTTGTTGTGTTGTCCGTCCGTCATATCGCTTTCCCCTTAAAGCTTGTCAACCGAGCCCGGGCTCCAAGTGTGGGCCAACGCGACTAACCGGGCCACCGACATAGCATCATAAACCGTCCGCCCCGGTCACCTGGTGCTGGTGCCTACCGCTCTCGCACTTTCTCGCGGGCCCGGTCGGTAGGCTGCTTGCACGACGGGAAGGGTCCGGTTTGCCCTGAAGCGGTGGCAAAAAGTGAGAGgaacacgacacacacacacacacacacacaccaacattGCCAACGACCAGAAGAACAAGCGCGGTCGCTTCTGCTTTGGAGGATGCTTTTCGAAAGTGGCGAAGCAGCACCACACCGTTCGGGTTTGAAAAGAAAGTGGACAAcattgcgcgcgcgcgcactaaAGAAGGTTCCCCCCGACTACCTCTTCTACTCTCCTTCTATAATCTGCGACCCAAGAGCCATCCCTTTCTCGCCCTTCCCACAGCAAAACCGGTGGCGTTTGCTGCGGATCTGCTGCGCCAAGCGGCCTCAACTGCCAAGAAAGCGCACACAGAAGGGTTGAGAGGAGGGAAGCAGGGGGTGTGGGAGACCCGAAAGTAAAGCACATTTATTGCAGGGAATTTGGTCTTCAGACCGCTGACCTAGACGAGGCATTGAGAAAAAGTATCCACATCTTGCCCCCTCAGAAAGAATGATAAGagatttgaacccatgaccgGAAGTGTATCAGCACCGTGCGCTTCCCACTACGCTACAAATGGGCACCAATTAGCTAGAAGTTAAAATGGCACCATGTTCAACGCGTTTGGAATTAGAATTTTGGAGAGAGCATTGTCCTTCAGACAATCTGGGTGAGGTATTGAAGCTGATGTGCCAGTTTGTTCCTCTCATTGAAATTCGTAGCTATATTATTCTTCAACACATATTGTACCCAATTCAGAGAACAATCAAATCACGTTCGAAGCAGCTCTACCATCTTTCTCAAATCTCAGAATCTTTTCGAGCCGATTTCGTGGAACTTGTTCTGAATGTTGTTGAttgagtgggtgtgtgtgtgtgtgtatgtgtgtttttttaatctatTTTTCACGCTCGCTCGAATATTTCTCCTAGCTACAATGAACCAATCTTTGCATATACCCTGTAATGAACAACGCTGCCAGAATAATAAGAAAACAACCAGAAAGATCCATAAAAGCACTCGCGGTTAGTACCTTACTTGTAGCGGGCAGGCACCAAGTTGGTTGCGGGATTGATAACAAGCAGGAGGGCAAGCCGGGAATGGAAGTTACTCTGTTGTTACAGTTGGGTAGTCCCTCTGCCCACAGCGATTGCGATTAAGCGATGAATTCAGGTGAATAAAAAGGGTAGATAAGATGAGGGTGGTTCGTGTagatggtgatggtgtgagCGTTTGTTAagaacatcaaacaaaatgggggggaggggcggGAGATTTTTTACTCTCCCTAAAATGGTATGCACTTATATGCACGCCACCTACCTGCAGTATTCCTATCAGTAACGTGGAGTAAAATAATCTCGTCAGCCGCATGCTCAATCTTTGTCTGTGGTGCCGCTGTAAGGAGAAGAGAATGCAGAAAGGTTAGAATTGGCAATGCTCGGGAAGGTCGGGGCACTGGGTCTTGTTAGTTTATTTTCCTtgcaaacaaagaaacaaccaaacacagtcgctgttgtttgtttatcgCTAGAGAGTCTTTCGTTACGCACAATGGGGGAATATGATTAAATATTTGAACGCAAGTAGTTTGTGTGCGAGAAGCAAATTAACCGTCCTCGTGCGTAAGTTTAGCAAGCAAGCGAgcaatttgtttgtgttttttttttctttcgtagcTGGCCATAAACTTGCCCCTTCGTtatttgtctgtttgtgtcaagcgtgtatgtttgtgtgtgtgtgtttttttaaccaaaaatTTAGCACAAGCTCCAATCATTAAGAACAGCCGAAAGCAACGCGCCTTAGAGGAGAAGCATCAGCATCGACCTCCAATGGAAAAGATTTTGCGCTCGCACTGCAACAGCAACGGCGCACACTTGTGTAAACGGGGCATCGTCGGCGAAACGGTGCGTCTGCCGTCTTGTCGTCTCGCAAGTGTTTCGCTCTCCCGCTTGTACTGTCAGACAGAATAGCTAAAAACAGACCTGTCAGACGAATTGCAGTATCCACACGCCTCACACCGTCTTCCACCGACTTCCAGGCGCTTTCCAGTCGTCTTAAGACTGCTGGCTAGACATTCGCTAGTGCGCTACAAACCTCGGCGGCTACGGTAATTTGTCTGTGGGCTTGGTGAGCGAAGGAGCCGAACAATGCAATGTAATGTAACGATTCTCCATGGCGGGAATGACGTTTCTGCATACAATCCGCTCGAAGCTACTGGACGCACTCCGCCCGGGACTAAACAAATCATGacgattttaattttatgacTCCCTTTATTTACCATTTCAATGACACATTGTTTGCAACGGGCAAACAACGGCCTGCTACTTTCGATCGATATTTGCCGGTCCGGTACGGGGCAAACACCATCGACAGCATCCCGAGCGCTTTTGCCGGGAGGCAAGAGTCATCGCATCGTCATCGAGCTGCTGGGCTGCACGCTAATCGGGAGCTAATCGATTATTCATGGTAccgttgcgtttttttttttgtttctggcGGGTGAAgcgcggtgctgctgcttgttgtttgCCCGCCCAATTGGAGGGAAATGAATTTACATAAATGGAAAGAGCGGGTTCCCAatatctctctctatttctctctctctctctctctctatctttcgctctctctctctctctttctctccctctctctctctctctgccgtTTTATGGCAGGATGGGTTGCACTCATAGATACACTGCTACCTGCAGTGGAGTGAGCATCAGTTCATCTGCATCGGACTGCAGGCTATTCGCTCGTATTTATGGCGATCAGTAAAAAGATGCAGATCAGTAAAGACAATAAGGATGCAACAGTTAACATTGACACTGGCCATGTATTTATC from Anopheles coluzzii chromosome X, AcolN3, whole genome shotgun sequence includes:
- the LOC125907769 gene encoding autotransporter adhesin BpaC-like isoform X13, which translates into the protein MDRYLLSCLLLVCMVLAYPSEIAAQRSRVCFAQSGDYTTATSIGFCSHAVYIALNPTSKAFVGILNPANDADDLLGGIRKFANLKKTYPYVDLYMGVLGSISAGNILWLNQQASRKTFIDLLITKMASYPEMSGVYLDFDGLTNLYQNWYALFVAELNTALTAKNLKLITALPWDASASGDIYYSSTLSTLPFNVIKTHEEMYSAVATTTTRPISPLFSLAAPFNDETKTIYNNVFRWVLKGFLTTQLVVSLPMYSLKFTTSGGSQFGSAMTAVTKDTYCNALLFGSKNTLGAPQAGEGFAYSTSTFYTYNTPASLVDKLQFVIATNMGGVGVYSLDQAGSQNAEMLRQVTSVLAPTPPASVSYPPVGDAMCGVPVTFPAPLTTTTVATTTAAVTTTAAATTTAAATTTAAATTTAAATTTAAATTTAAATTTAAATTTAAAASTTAAAGSTTAAGGSTTAAGGSTTATGGSTTAAGGSTTVAGGSTTAAGGSTTAAGGSTTAAGGSTTAAGGSTTAAGGSTTAAGGSTTVAGGSTTVAGGSTTAAGGSTTAAGGSTIAAGGSTTAAGGSTTAAGGSTTAAGGSTTAAGGSTTAAGGSTTAAGGSTTAAGGSTTAAGGSTTAAGGSITAAGGSTTAAGGSTTAAGGSTTAAGGSTTAAGGSTTAAGGSTTAAGGSTTVAGGSTTAAGGSTTAAGGSTTAAGGSTTAAGGSTTAAGGSTTAAGGSTTAAGGSTTAAGGSTTAAGGSTTAAGGSTTAAGGSTTAAGGSTTAAGGSTTAAGGSTTAAGGSTTAAGGSTTAAGGSTTAAGGSTTAAGGSTTAAGGSTTAAGGSTTPSNSASSTTPSTGASSTTPSTAGTTIAASPATCNITVKEDYGTLVAEYCTNLKAIASYMQGATCGVVA
- the LOC125907769 gene encoding autotransporter adhesin BpaC-like isoform X5 is translated as MDRYLLSCLLLVCMVLAYPSEIAAQRSRVCFAQSGDYTTATSIGFCSHAVYIALNPTSKAFVGILNPANDADDLLGGIRKFANLKKTYPYVDLYMGVLGSISAGNILWLNQQASRKTFIDLLITKMASYPEMSGVYLDFDGLTNLYQNWYALFVAELNTALTAKNLKLITALPWDASASGDIYYSSTLSTLPFNVIKTHEEMYSAVATTTTRPISPLFSLAAPFNDETKTIYNNVFRWVLKGFLTTQLVVSLPMYSLKFTTSGGSQFGSAMTAVTKDTYCNALLFGSKNTLGAPQAGEGFAYSTSTFYTYNTPASLVDKLQFVIATNMGGVGVYSLDQAGSQNAEMLRQVTSVLAPTPPASVSYPPVGDAMCGVPVTFPAPLTTTTVATTTAAVTTTAAATTTAAATTTAAATTTAAATTTAAATTTAAATTTAAATTTAAAASTTAAAGSTTAAGGSTTAAGGSTTATGGSTTAAGGSTTVAGGSTTAAGGSTTAAGGSTTAAGGSTTAAGGSTTAAGGSTTAAGGSTTVAGGSTTVAGGSTTAAGGSTTAAGGSTIAAGGSTTAAGGSTTAAGGSTTAAGGSTTAAGGSTTAAGGSTTAAGGSTTAAGGSTTAAGGSTTAAGGSITAAGGSTTAAGGSTTAAGGSTTAAGGSTTAAGGSTTAAGGSTTAAGGSTTVAGGSTTAAGGSTTAAGGSTTAAGGSTTTAGGSTTAAGGSTTAAGGSTTAAGGSTTAAGGSTTAAGGSTTAAGGSTTAAGGSTTAAGGSTTAAGGSTTAAGGSTTAAGGSTTAAGGSTTAAGGSTTAAGGSTTAAGGSTTAAGGSTTAAGGSTTAAGGSTTAAGGSTTAAGGSTTPSNSASSTTPSTGASSTTPSTAGTTIAASPATCNITVKEDYGTLVAEYCTNLKAIASYMQGATCGVVA
- the LOC125907769 gene encoding autotransporter adhesin BpaC-like isoform X9: MDRYLLSCLLLVCMVLAYPSEIAAQRSRVCFAQSGDYTTATSIGFCSHAVYIALNPTSKAFVGILNPANDADDLLGGIRKFANLKKTYPYVDLYMGVLGSISAGNILWLNQQASRKTFIDLLITKMASYPEMSGVYLDFDGLTNLYQNWYALFVAELNTALTAKNLKLITALPWDASASGDIYYSSTLSTLPFNVIKTHEEMYSAVATTTTRPISPLFSLAAPFNDETKTIYNNVFRWVLKGFLTTQLVVSLPMYSLKFTTSGGSQFGSAMTAVTKDTYCNALLFGSKNTLGAPQAGEGFAYSTSTFYTYNTPASLVDKLQFVIATNMGGVGVYSLDQAGSQNAEMLRQVTSVLAPTPPASVSYPPVGDAMCGVPVTFPAPLTTTTVATTTAAVTTTAAATTTAAATTTAAATTTAAATTTAAATTTAAATTTAAATTTAAAASTTAAAGSTTAAGGSTTAAGGSTTATGGSTTAAGGSTTVAGGSTTAAGGSTTAAGGSTTAAGGSTTAAGGSTTAAGGSTTAAGGSTTVAGGSTTVAGGSTTAAGGSTTAAGGSTIAAGGSTTAAGGSTTAAGGSTTAAGGSTTAAGGSTTAAGGSTTAAGGSTTAAGGSTTAAGGSTTAAGGSTTAAGGSTTAAGGSTTAAGGSTTAAGGSTTVAGGSTTAAGGSTTAAGGSTTAAGGSTTAAGGSTTAAGGSTTTAGGSTTAAGGSTTAAGGSTTAAGGSTTAAGGSTTAAGGSTTAAGGSTTAAGGSTTAAGGSTTAAGGSTTAAGGSTTAAGGSTTAAGGSTTAAGGSTTAAGGSTTAAGGSTTAAGGSTTAAGGSTTAAGGSTTAAGGSTTAAGGSTTPSNSASSTTPSTGASSTTPSTAGTTIAASPATCNITVKEDYGTLVAEYCTNLKAIASYMQGATCGVVA
- the LOC125907769 gene encoding autotransporter adhesin BpaC-like isoform X15 — protein: MDRYLLSCLLLVCMVLAYPSEIAAQRSRVCFAQSGDYTTATSIGFCSHAVYIALNPTSKAFVGILNPANDADDLLGGIRKFANLKKTYPYVDLYMGVLGSISAGNILWLNQQASRKTFIDLLITKMASYPEMSGVYLDFDGLTNLYQNWYALFVAELNTALTAKNLKLITALPWDASASGDIYYSSTLSTLPFNVIKTHEEMYSAVATTTTRPISPLFSLAAPFNDETKTIYNNVFRWVLKGFLTTQLVVSLPMYSLKFTTSGGSQFGSAMTAVTKDTYCNALLFGSKNTLGAPQAGEGFAYSTSTFYTYNTPASLVDKLQFVIATNMGGVGVYSLDQAGSQNAEMLRQVTSVLAPTPPASVSYPPVGDAMCGVPVTFPAPLTTTTVATTTAAVTTTAAATTTAAATTTAAATTTAAATTTAAATTTAAATTTAAATTTAAAASTTAAAGSTTAAGGSTTAAGGSTTATGGSTTAAGGSTTVAGGSTTAAGGSTTAAGGSTTAAGGSTTAAGGSTTAAGGSTTAAGGSTTVAGGSTTVAGGSTTAAGGSTTAAGGSTIAAGGSTTAAGGSTTAAGGSTTAAGGSTTAAGGSTTAAGGSTTAAGGSTTAAGGSTTAAGGSTTAAGGSTTVAGGSTTAAGGSTTAAGGSTTAAGGSTTAAGGSTTAAGGSTTTAGGSTTAAGGSTTAAGGSTTAAGGSTTAAGGSTTAAGGSTTAAGGSTTAAGGSTTAAGGSTTAAGGSTTAAGGSTTAAGGSTTAAGGSTTAAGGSTTAAGGSTTAAGGSTTAAGGSTTAAGGSTTAAGGSTTAAGGSTTAAGGSTTPSNSASSTTPSTGASSTTPSTAGTTIAASPATCNITVKEDYGTLVAEYCTNLKAIASYMQGATCGVVA